From Streptomyces sp. NBC_00683, one genomic window encodes:
- a CDS encoding ATP-binding cassette domain-containing protein — protein sequence MPGAMIEAHGLTKSYGRPAARVRVLDGIDLQVARASVLALLGPNGAGKTTAVRILATLTTADSGTARVAGYDVVADRSRVRRAISLTGQFASVDETQTGEENLRMTARLAGLSRKQAERRAEELLVRFGLTDAARRLARTYSGGMRRRLDLAAGLVGSPEPGVFFLDEPTTGLDPRSRRELWQVVGDLATRGAAVLLTTQYLEEADKLADRIAVLDKGRIVAEGTPDTLKSHTSGHRLDVVLTSREAYLRLATGAVHHSPGTLTLGLPTDGTAAHVRALLDEIDPHRTDVDRFSVHSATLDDVFLALTAQTTEAPAHV from the coding sequence ATGCCCGGCGCAATGATCGAGGCCCACGGCCTCACGAAGTCCTACGGAAGACCGGCGGCCCGGGTCCGCGTCCTGGACGGCATCGACCTCCAGGTCGCCCGCGCCTCCGTCCTCGCCCTGCTCGGCCCCAACGGCGCGGGCAAGACCACGGCCGTACGCATCCTCGCCACCCTCACCACCGCCGACTCCGGTACGGCACGCGTCGCCGGGTACGACGTCGTCGCCGACCGGAGCCGGGTGCGCCGCGCGATCAGCCTCACCGGGCAGTTCGCCTCCGTCGACGAGACCCAGACCGGTGAGGAGAACCTGCGGATGACGGCGAGGCTGGCAGGCCTCTCGCGCAAGCAGGCCGAGCGGCGGGCCGAGGAACTCCTCGTCCGCTTCGGCCTCACCGACGCCGCCCGCCGTCTGGCCCGTACGTACTCCGGGGGCATGCGGCGGCGCCTCGACCTCGCGGCGGGACTCGTCGGCTCGCCCGAGCCCGGCGTCTTCTTCCTCGACGAGCCCACCACCGGTCTCGACCCGCGCAGCCGCCGGGAGCTCTGGCAGGTCGTCGGCGACCTCGCGACCCGGGGCGCCGCGGTGCTGCTCACCACCCAGTACCTGGAGGAGGCCGACAAGCTGGCCGACCGCATCGCCGTACTGGACAAGGGCCGGATCGTCGCCGAAGGCACCCCGGACACACTGAAGTCGCACACCTCCGGCCACCGCCTCGACGTGGTCCTCACCAGCCGCGAGGCCTACCTCCGGCTCGCCACCGGCGCCGTCCACCACTCCCCCGGGACGCTGACCCTGGGCCTGCCCACCGACGGCACGGCAGCCCATGTACGCGCCCTGCTCGACGAGATCGACCCGCACCGCACGGACGTGGACCGCTTCTCCGTGCACAGCGCGACCCTCGACGACGTGTTCCTGGCCCTCACCGCACAGACCACGGAGGCACCGGCCCATGTCTGA
- a CDS encoding TetR/AcrR family transcriptional regulator: MTEKNGASGGTGLPASIEAAWGLRDRPVKGPKPGLTLERIVAAAVAVAASEGLAAVSMGRVAKDLGASTMSLYRYVSAKEELYLLMQEAAMGEPPPLPALEAGEGWREAIGQWAWAQREMFHRSLWALRMPISGPPASPNSVAWWEQGLQALEGSGLSEGDKISTILLVSGFVRNEALLMSDIAAAVAAKGVPADEVMARWERTMGRLVDPVRHPALTRLMGSGVMSEPDDPDYEFVFGLARLLDGTEALIRQQRTGGQDIKSG; the protein is encoded by the coding sequence GTGACGGAGAAGAACGGCGCATCGGGCGGCACGGGCCTCCCGGCCAGCATCGAGGCCGCCTGGGGTCTGCGGGACCGCCCGGTCAAGGGGCCGAAGCCCGGGCTGACCCTGGAGCGCATCGTTGCCGCGGCCGTGGCCGTGGCGGCCTCGGAAGGGCTCGCGGCCGTCTCGATGGGACGGGTCGCCAAGGACCTCGGCGCGTCCACGATGTCGCTCTACCGGTACGTCTCCGCGAAGGAGGAGCTGTACCTCCTGATGCAGGAGGCGGCCATGGGCGAGCCCCCGCCGCTGCCCGCCCTGGAGGCCGGGGAGGGCTGGCGGGAGGCGATCGGCCAGTGGGCGTGGGCCCAGCGGGAGATGTTCCACCGCAGCCTGTGGGCGCTGCGCATGCCGATCTCGGGCCCGCCCGCCAGCCCGAACTCGGTGGCCTGGTGGGAGCAGGGCCTCCAGGCGCTGGAGGGCAGCGGGCTGAGCGAGGGCGACAAGATCTCCACCATCCTCCTCGTCTCCGGTTTCGTACGGAACGAGGCGCTGCTGATGAGCGATATCGCCGCGGCCGTCGCGGCGAAGGGCGTGCCCGCAGACGAGGTGATGGCGCGGTGGGAGCGGACCATGGGCCGGCTGGTCGATCCCGTACGGCATCCCGCGCTCACCCGGCTGATGGGCAGCGGTGTCATGAGCGAGCCGGACGACCCCGACTACGAGTTCGTGTTCGGACTCGCACGGCTGCTCGACGGGACCGAGGCACTGATCCGGCAGCAGCGCACCGGGGGCCAGGACATCAAGTCCGGTTGA
- a CDS encoding ABC transporter permease: MSDTPGVLTHAAVMTGRSLRISRRNVDAVITSMMLPIMLMLIFVYFFGGAIDTGPAYDSYVMYVVPGVLLLCAGFGASTTAVAVSEDMKGGIIDRFRSLDVGGTPVLAGHVVASTVRNLVSTTLVFGVAVLIGFRPAATPAGWAAVAAVLLAYITALSWISAAIGMLARTPEAAGGFTFFMSFLPYPSSAFVPVDSMPGWLHGFADHQPITPAIESLRGLLLNQPVGNTPWIALAWATGILVLAVGLSGVLFRVRTR; the protein is encoded by the coding sequence ATGTCTGACACACCCGGAGTCCTGACCCACGCCGCCGTCATGACCGGCCGCAGCCTGCGCATCAGCCGCCGCAACGTCGACGCCGTCATCACCTCGATGATGCTGCCGATCATGCTGATGCTGATCTTCGTCTACTTCTTCGGCGGCGCGATCGACACGGGCCCCGCCTACGACTCGTACGTCATGTACGTCGTCCCCGGAGTCCTGCTCCTGTGCGCGGGATTCGGCGCCTCCACCACGGCGGTCGCCGTGAGCGAGGACATGAAGGGCGGCATCATCGACCGCTTCCGCTCCCTGGACGTCGGCGGTACGCCGGTGCTCGCCGGGCACGTCGTGGCAAGCACCGTACGCAATCTGGTCTCCACCACCCTGGTCTTCGGCGTCGCCGTCCTGATCGGTTTCCGCCCGGCGGCCACCCCGGCCGGCTGGGCGGCCGTCGCCGCGGTGCTCCTCGCCTACATCACGGCGCTGTCCTGGATCTCCGCGGCCATCGGAATGCTCGCCAGAACCCCGGAAGCGGCCGGCGGGTTCACCTTCTTCATGTCGTTCCTGCCGTACCCGAGCAGCGCGTTCGTCCCGGTCGACAGCATGCCGGGCTGGCTCCACGGCTTCGCCGACCACCAGCCGATCACCCCGGCCATCGAATCGCTGCGCGGCCTCCTGCTGAACCAGCCGGTGGGCAACACCCCGTGGATCGCGCTCGCGTGGGCGACGGGAATCCTGGTGCTGGCGGTGGGGCTCTCGGGGGTGCTGTTCAGGGTGCGGACACGGTGA